A stretch of Apteryx mantelli isolate bAptMan1 chromosome 24, bAptMan1.hap1, whole genome shotgun sequence DNA encodes these proteins:
- the LOC136994153 gene encoding olfactory receptor 14A16-like, whose translation FNEFLLLAFADTRQLQLLHFWLFLGIYLAALLGNGLIITAVACDHRLHTPMYFFLLNLSLLDLGTISTTVPKSMANSLSNTRAISYWECAAQVFHFYFLISTEYSVLTVMAYDRYVAICKPLHYGTIMGSRACVKMAAAAWSSGFLYGLLHTANTFSLPPCQGNVVQQFFCEIPQILKLSCSDAYLREVGLIVISIFLLFCCFVFIVLTYVQIFTVVLRIPSEQGRHKAFSMCLPHLAVVSLFTSTGFFAYLKPPSLSSPALDLVMAVLYSVVPPTVNPLIYSMRNKELKDALK comes from the coding sequence ttcaatgagttcctcctcctggcatttgcagatacgcggcagctgcagctgttgcacttctggctcttcctgggcatctacctggctgccctcctgggcaacggcctcatcatcacagccgtagcctgcgaccaccgcctccacacccccatgtacttcttcctcctcaacctctccctcctcgaccttggcaccatctccaccactgtccccaaatccatggccaattccctgagcaacaccagggccatttcctactgggaatgtgctgcacaggtttttcatttttactttctcatctcaactgagtattctgttctcactgtcatggcctatgaccgctacgtggccatctgcaaacccctgcactatgggaccatcatgggcagcagagcttgtgtcaaaatggcagcagctgcctggagcagtggttttctctatggtctcctgcatactgctaacacattttcattaccaccttgccaaggcaatgttgtgcagcagttcttctgtgaaatcccccagatcctcaagctctcctgctcagacgcctacctcagggaagttgggcttattgtgattagtatttttttactcttttgttgttttgttttcattgtgctgacctatgtgcagatcttcacagttgtgctgaggatcccctctgagcagggtcggcacaaagccttctccatgtgcctccctcacctggccgtggtctccctgtttaccagcactggcttttttgcctacctgaagcccccctccctctcctccccagctctggatctggtgatggctgttctgtactcggtggtccctccaacagtgaaccctctcatctacagcatgaggaacaaggagctcaaggatgcactgaag